Proteins co-encoded in one Pseudophryne corroboree isolate aPseCor3 chromosome 1, aPseCor3.hap2, whole genome shotgun sequence genomic window:
- the LOC134932117 gene encoding olfactory receptor 13G1-like translates to MASKMNQTSTMQFLLVGLSHYPSLQPLFFIIFLLIYMMALAGNILITVVISSDSGLHTPMYFFLINLSILDICCTTAAIPKMLQILAADQKAISYSGCISQLYLFTAALSTELILLTVMAYDRYIAICFPLHYKTIMSRAACVCLAGAAWVLGSVNSMTHTCLILKLSFREQNIIDHFFCEIPPVLKLANSDTYVNNIVIVASDVLLGMICFMLTVISYTYIISTIMKIRSAEKKKKAFSTCASHLTVVTLFYGGVIYTYVRPAFSNHLEADKVVSALYAIASPVLNPIIYSLRNKEVINAINKTFIRKTLMQK, encoded by the coding sequence ATGGCATCCAAGATGAATCAGACTTCCACTATGCAATTCCTGCTTGTTGGCCTCTCCCACTACCCAAGTCTCCAGCCTCTATTCTTTATCATTTTCCTATTGATCTACATGATGGCATTAGCAGGAAACATACTTATAACTGTTGTTATTAGTTCCGATTCTGGTCTTCACACCCCAATGTATTTTTTTCTCATTAATCTTTCCATATTGGATATTTGCTGCACAACTGCTGCTATCCCTAAGATGCTCCAGATACTGGCTGCAGATCAGAAGGCAATCTCGTACAGTGGCTGCATTTCCCAATTGTACCTCTTCACTGCTGCCTTGAGCACTGAACTGATACTTCTGACCGTGATGGCATATGACAGATACATTGCAATCTGCTTCCCTTTACATTACAAGACAATAATGAGCCGGGCAGCATGCGTGTGTTTGGCTGGAGCAGCTTGGGTTTTGGGTTCAGTGAACTCAATGACACACACATGTCTTATACTAAAACTCTCCTTCAGGGAACAAAACATCATTGACCATTTTTTCTGTGAGATTCCTCCAGTATTAAAGTTGGCCAATTCTGACACATATGTCAATAACATTGTTATTGTGGCATCGGATGTGCTGCTGGGTATGATTTGTTTCATGCTGACTGTTATTTCATATACATACATCATTTCAACAATCATGAAGATACGTTCtgcggagaagaagaagaaggctTTCTCTACCTGTGCCTCCCACCTCACTGTAGTGACTCTCTTCTATGGCGGTGTCATCTACACCTATGTAAGGCCTGCCTTTAGCAACCACTTGGAAGCTGATAAAGTTGTGTCTGCACTATATGCAATTGCATCTCCAGTATTAAATCCTATTATATACAGCCTCAGAAACAAGGAGGTGATTAATGCCATTAATAAGACATTTATAAGAAAGACATTGATGCAAAAATGA